A portion of the Lampris incognitus isolate fLamInc1 chromosome 9, fLamInc1.hap2, whole genome shotgun sequence genome contains these proteins:
- the LOC130118523 gene encoding teashirt homolog 1-like, which produces MRPVCRNGGLGKEKDNSYVPEDELKAAANDEEEHLQDDGLSLDGQDAEFLCNEEEEDMDGGRPPSYRDSPLSNGTNPDAGYGSPLSDASDRLIDFKSTCSRDGQEREGTSLPFRPNSSLSLQDSLTQMKAVYANLISDASWSSITMDIMKSKPAAAGSVNSVPNTAAPTSTASASITTTINKSSEDSTANSHYNGRNSSSSIGGSGSCSANGMAATSLSSHSGNSSTSGGGSNGSGVAYDWHQAALAKTLQQTPYHLLPEPSLFSTVQLYRQNNKLYGSVFTGASKFRCKDCSAAYDTLVGLTVHMNETGHYRDDNKDKEEDRGKRWSKPRKRSLMEMEGKEDAQKVLKCMYCGHSFESLQDLSVHMIKTKHYQKVPLKEPVPALATKLVPTSAKKRALQDAIVSPCSPDSVSASSGGGVNLSLGDTSKDSKATANPYVTPNNRYGYQNGASYTWQFEARKAQILKCMECGSSHDTLQQLTAHMMVTGHFLKVTNSASKKGKQLVFDPVVEEKFQSIPLPPTTTRLPAPSSVKSQPVSPALSSGSEEKKEGGEEEKMELPEQGERKIKEEKEDPNEKSEADTTSYKYLREEDLEEAPKGGLDILKSLENTVSSAISKAQTGTPTWGGYPSIHAAYQLQGAMKNSTAVLPPTVQSVQMQPMFNSGLRGLVSDPNSVINSPRSPSSPSHLRSNVTAMEELVEKVTGKAATVKKEKEEKMVSLDRCRPPSSTKSPSPALREPLASPNDPSVVTQPFVRNSSPCSVESELVCKKEPKESLIDGHNTHLKNGSETRQSPVTNGNSLGIITDHPPERPFINPLSALQSIMNTHLGKASKPVSSAADPLSMLYKISNSMMDKPAFTPTPQAKPAEPINRYLFYESNDQPIDLSKAKSTANSNNNKSSSNELLNSSPVNGNKPLSLPESVSSPLRENALMDISDMVKNLTGRLTPKSSTPSSISEKSDADGSTFEDALEDLSPVQKRKGRQSNWNPQHLLILQAQFASSLRETPEGRYAMTDLGPQERVHICKFTGLSMTTISHWLANVKYQLRRTGGTKFLKNMDSCQPVFLCGDCASQFRTPSAYISHLESHLGFSLKDLSKLSAEHLREQQAVSKVITDKITFSSPLLGLTTPEDDTGSVYQCRLCNRTFVSKHAVKLHLSKTHGKSPEDHLVFVTALEKLEKLDKLEKI; this is translated from the exons ATGAGGCCTGTGTGTAGGAATGGGGGACTTGGGAAGGAAAAGGACAACT CATATGTTCCTGAGGATGAGCTTAAGGCGGCCGCTAATGATGAGGAGGAGCACCTACAGGATGACGGCCTCTCATTGGATGGCCAGGATGCAGAGTTTCTGTGCAACGAGGAAGAGGAAGACATGGATGGAGGCAGGCCACCTAGCTACAGGGACTCACCTCTCAGCAATGGCACCAACCCTGATGCAGGCTATGGCTCTCCGCTCAGTGATGCCAGCGACCGCCTCATTGACTTCAAGAGCACCTGCTCCAGGGACGGTCAGGAAAGAGAGGGCACTTCTTTGCCCTTTCGTCCCAACAGCAGCCTTTCCCTCCAGGATAGCCTGACACAGATGAAAGCCGTCTATGCAAACCTCATCTCAGATGCCTCTTGGTCCAGTATCACAATGGACATCATGAAATCTAAGCCTGCTGCAGCTGGCAGTGTAAACAGTGTCCCCAATACTGCTGCACCCACCTCCACTGCCTCTGCATCCATAACCACCACCATAAACAAGAGCAGTGAGGACAGCACGGCAAACAGCCACTACAATGGAAGGAACTCCAGCAGCAGCATTGGGGGGAGTGGAAGTTGCAGCGCCAATGGCATGGCAGCCACTTCTCTTAGCAGCCACAGTGGAAACAGCAGCACCAGCGGAGGGGGAAGTAATGGCAGTGGTGTGGCCTATGACTGGCACCAGGCAGCGCTTGCCAAGACTCTCCAGCAGACCCCCTACCACCTGCTGCCAGAGCCTAGCCTCTTTAGCACAGTGCAGCTCTACCGGCAGAACAACAAGCTCTATGGCTCAGTCTTCACTGGCGCCAGCAAATTCCGCTGCAAAGACTGCAGTGCTGCCTACGACACACTGGTGGGACTGACAGTCCACATGAATGAAACGGGTCACTACCGGGATGACAACAAGGACAaagaggaggaccggggaaaGCGCTGGTCCAAGCCCCGCAAGCGCTCCTTGATGGAGATGGAGGGGAAAGAGGACGCTCAGAAGGTGCTGAAGTGCATGTACTGTGGCCATTCATTCGAGTCTCTGCAGGATCTCAGCGTCCACATGATCAAGACCAAGCATTACCAGAAAGTGCCTCTCAAAGAACCAGTGCCAGccctggccactaaattggtgcCCACATCTGCCAAAAAACGAGCTCTTCAGGATGCCATAGTCTCCCCGTGCTCCCCAGATTCTGTCAGTGCTAGTAGTGGCGGTGGTGTTAATTTATCCCTTGGTGATACTAGCAAAGATTCAAAAGCCACAGCTAACCCCTATGTTACCCCTAACAACCGCTATGGCTACCAGAATGGAGCCAGCTACACGTGGCAGTTTGAGGCCCGTAAAGCCCAGATCCTCAAATGCATGGAATGTGGGAGCTCCCATGATACACTGCAGCAGCTGACCGCTCACATGATGGTCACAGGTCACTTTTTGAAGGTCACAAACTCTGCCTCCAAAAAGGGGAAACAGCTGGTGTTTGACCCAGTGGTGGAAGAGAAGTTTCAGTCCATCCCGCTGCCCCCAACCACTACCAGGCTCCCTGCTCCTAGCAGTGTTAAATCCCAGCCGGTGTCCCCTGCTCTGTCTTCTGGCTCAGAAGAAAAGAAGGAAGGAGGTGAGGAAGAAAAGATGGAACTCCCTgagcaaggagagagaaagataaaagaggaaaaagaggacCCAAATGAAAAAAGTGAGGCAGACACTACGTCATATAAATACCTCAGAGAAGAAGATCTAGAGGAGGCACCCAAAGGGGGATTAGATATTCTCAAGTCCCTTGAGAATACTGTATCCAGTGCCATCAGCAAGGCCCAGACTGGCACACCTACATGGGGTGGCTACCCCAGCATCCATGCAGCATACCAGCTCCAGGGCGCCATGAAGAACTCTACCGCTGTTCTACCCCCGACAGTTCAGAGTGTCCAAATGCAGCCAATGTTTAACAGTGGGCTTCGAGGCCTAGTGAGTGACCCGAACTCTGTCATCAATTCCCCCAGGAGCCCTTCCTCTCCCTCCCACCTCAGGAGCAACGTCACTGCCATGGAAGAGCTGGTAGAGAAAGTGACGGGGAAAGCCGCCACTGTgaagaaggagaaagaggagaagatggTGAGCCTGGACCGCTGCCGGCCCCCATCTTCGACCAAGTCCCCTTCCCCTGCACTAAGGGAGCCCTTGGCTTCTCCAAATGACCCCTCTGTTGTGACACAGCCCTTTGTGAGGAACAGCAGCCCTTGCAGTGTGGAGTCAGAGCTTGTCTGTAAGAAGGAGCCCAAAGAGAGCCTCATTGATGGCCACAACACCCACTTAAAGAATGGCTCGGAGACCCGCCAATCCCCAGTAACCAATGGCAACAGTCTGGGTATCATTACAGATCATCCACCAGAGAGGCCTTTTATCAACCCTCTCAGTGCACTCCAGTCAATCATGAACACACACCTGGGTAAAGCATCTAAACCAGTTAGCTCAGCTGCCGACCCACTCTCCATGCTCTACAAGATCAGCAACAGCATGATGGACAAGCCGGCCTTCACTCCGACCCCTCAGGCCAAGCCAGCTGAGCCTATCAACCGCTACCTGTTCTACGAGAGCAATGACCAGCCCATAGACTTAAGTAAAGCTAAGTCCACTGCTAACAGCAACAATAACAAAAGCAGTAGTAATGAACTGCTCAATAGCAGTCCTGTAAATGGTAAcaaacccctctctctccctgaatCGGTGTCCTCTCCTCTGAGAGAGAATGCTCTGATGGACATTTCTGACATGGTGAAGAACCTCACTGGAAGGCTTACGCCCAaatcctccacaccctcctccatCTCAGAGAAGTCTGACGCAGACGGCAGTACATTTGAAGATGCGCTGGAAGATCTCTCCCCAGTGCAAAAAAGGAAAGGAAGGCAGTCAAACTGGAACCCCCAGCACCTCCTCATCCTCCAGGCACAGTTTGCCTCCAGCCTGAGAGAAACGCCTGAGGGCCGCTATGCCATGACTGACCTAGGACCCCAGGAGAGGGTCCATATCTGCAAGTTCACAGGTCTCTCCATGACTACCATATCCCATTGGCTGGCCAACGTCAAGTACCAGTTAAGACGGACTGGGGGCACCAAATTCCTGAAAAACATGGACTCGTGCCAACCTGTGTTCCTCTGTGGTGACTGTGCCTCCCAGTTCAGGACTCCCTCCGCTTACATCAGCCACCTGGAATCTCACCTGGGCTTCAGCTTGAAGGACCTGTCCAAACTGTCAGCAGAGCACCTACGGGAGCAGCAGGCTGTTTCAAAGGTGATCACAGACAAAATTACATTCAGCAGTCCCCTATTAGGTTTGACCACACCAGAGGACGACACAGGCTCTGTGTACCAGTGCAGACTCTGCAATCGGACATTTGTCAGCAAACATGCGGTCAAACTGCACCTTAGCAAGACCCACGGCAAGTCTCCAGAGGACCATTTGGTGTTTGTCACCGCTTTGGAGAAACTGGAGAAGCTAGACAAGTTGGAGAAAATTTAA